In Theropithecus gelada isolate Dixy chromosome 13, Tgel_1.0, whole genome shotgun sequence, one DNA window encodes the following:
- the PCBP1 gene encoding poly(rC)-binding protein 1 isoform X2, translating into MDAGVTESGLNVTLTIRLLMHGKEVGSIIGKKGESVKRIREESGARINISEGNCPERIITLTGPTNAIFKAFAMIIDKLEEDINSSMTNSTAASRPPVTLRLVVPATQCGSLIGKGGCKIKEIRESTGAQVQVAGDMLPNSTERAITIAGVPQSVTECVKQICLVMLEAYSIQGQHTISPLDLAKLNQVARQQSHFAMMHGGTGFAGIDSSSPEVKGYWASLDASTQTTHELTIPNNLIGCIIGRQGANINEIRQMSGAQIKIANPVEGSSGRQVTITGSAASISLAQYLINARLSSEKGMGCS; encoded by the exons ATGGATGCCGGTGTGACTGAAAGTGGACTAAATGTGACTCTCACCATTCGGCTTCTTATGCATGGAAAGGAAGTAGGAAGCATCATTGGGAAGAAAGGGGAGTCGGTTAAGAGGATCCGCGAGGAGAGTGGCGCGCGGATCAACATCTCGGAGGGGAATTGTCCGGAGAGAATCATCACTCTGACCGGCCCCACCAATGCCATCTTTAAGGCTTTCGCTATGATCATCGACAAGCTGGAGGAAGATATCAACAGCTCCATGACCAACAGCACCGCGGCCAGCAGGCCCCCGGTCACCCTGAGGCTGGTGGTGCCGGCCACCCAGTGCGGCTCCCTGATTGGGAAAGGCGGGTGTAAGATCAAAGAGATCCGCGAGAGTACGGGGGCGCAGGTCCAGGTGGCGGGGGATATGCTGCCCAACTCCACCGAGCGGGCCATCACCATCGCTGGCGTGCCGCAGTCTGTCACCGAGTGTGTCAAGCAGATCTGCCTGGTCATGCTGGAG GCCTACTCGATTCAAGGACAACACACCATTTCTCCGCTCGATCTGGCCAAGCTGAACCAGGTGGCAAGACAACAGTCTCACTTTGCCATGATGCACGGCGGGACCGGATTCGCCGGAATTGACTCCAGCTCTCCAGAGGTGAAAGGCTATTGGGCAAGTTTGGATGCATCTACTCAAACCACCCATGAACTCACCATTCCAAATAACTTAATTGGCTGCATAATCGGGCGCCAAGGCGCCAACATTAATGAGATCCGCCAGATGTCCGGGGCCCAGATCAAAATTGCCAACCCAGTGGAAGGCTCCTCTGGTAGGCAGGTTACTATCACTGGCTCTGCTGCCAGTATTAGTCTGGCCCAGTATCTAATCAATGCCAGGCTTTCCTCTGAGAAGGGCATGGGGTGCAGCTAG
- the PCBP1 gene encoding poly(rC)-binding protein 1 isoform X1 — protein sequence MDAGVTESGLNVTLTIRLLMHGKEVGSIIGKKGESVKRIREESGARINISEGNCPERIITLTGPTNAIFKAFAMIIDKLEEDINSSMTNSTAASRPPVTLRLVVPATQCGSLIGKGGCKIKEIRESTGAQVQVAGDMLPNSTERAITIAGVPQSVTECVKQICLVMLETLSQSPQGRVMTIPYQPMPASSPVICAGGQDRCSDAAGYPHATHDLEGPPLDAYSIQGQHTISPLDLAKLNQVARQQSHFAMMHGGTGFAGIDSSSPEVKGYWASLDASTQTTHELTIPNNLIGCIIGRQGANINEIRQMSGAQIKIANPVEGSSGRQVTITGSAASISLAQYLINARLSSEKGMGCS from the coding sequence ATGGATGCCGGTGTGACTGAAAGTGGACTAAATGTGACTCTCACCATTCGGCTTCTTATGCATGGAAAGGAAGTAGGAAGCATCATTGGGAAGAAAGGGGAGTCGGTTAAGAGGATCCGCGAGGAGAGTGGCGCGCGGATCAACATCTCGGAGGGGAATTGTCCGGAGAGAATCATCACTCTGACCGGCCCCACCAATGCCATCTTTAAGGCTTTCGCTATGATCATCGACAAGCTGGAGGAAGATATCAACAGCTCCATGACCAACAGCACCGCGGCCAGCAGGCCCCCGGTCACCCTGAGGCTGGTGGTGCCGGCCACCCAGTGCGGCTCCCTGATTGGGAAAGGCGGGTGTAAGATCAAAGAGATCCGCGAGAGTACGGGGGCGCAGGTCCAGGTGGCGGGGGATATGCTGCCCAACTCCACCGAGCGGGCCATCACCATCGCTGGCGTGCCGCAGTCTGTCACCGAGTGTGTCAAGCAGATCTGCCTGGTCATGCTGGAGACGCTCTCCCAGTCTCCGCAAGGGAGAGTCATGACCATTCCGTACCAGCCCATGCCGGCCAGCTCCCCAGTCATCTGCGCGGGCGGCCAAGATCGGTGCAGCGACGCTGCGGGCTACCCCCATGCCACCCATGACCTGGAGGGACCACCTCTAGATGCCTACTCGATTCAAGGACAACACACCATTTCTCCGCTCGATCTGGCCAAGCTGAACCAGGTGGCAAGACAACAGTCTCACTTTGCCATGATGCACGGCGGGACCGGATTCGCCGGAATTGACTCCAGCTCTCCAGAGGTGAAAGGCTATTGGGCAAGTTTGGATGCATCTACTCAAACCACCCATGAACTCACCATTCCAAATAACTTAATTGGCTGCATAATCGGGCGCCAAGGCGCCAACATTAATGAGATCCGCCAGATGTCCGGGGCCCAGATCAAAATTGCCAACCCAGTGGAAGGCTCCTCTGGTAGGCAGGTTACTATCACTGGCTCTGCTGCCAGTATTAGTCTGGCCCAGTATCTAATCAATGCCAGGCTTTCCTCTGAGAAGGGCATGGGGTGCAGCTAG